Proteins co-encoded in one Acidithiobacillus caldus ATCC 51756 genomic window:
- a CDS encoding sensor domain-containing diguanylate cyclase, with product MALLDGSEAEEFLHKDIIEFVHPLDQELVLYRFSALTESHPKNAPTLIRLRTRTGAIRAVVVSSATTRVNGLRIDLASGTEVTELLKMDAALKASEENFQRLFENMHDVFYRTNERQELVMVGPGSMRMLGYTVEEVLGRPAADFYLVPEERSLVVEAIQKHGEIRDHPARLRHKDGRVVHVAITSRALKGAGGELLGVEGIFRDVTAEVEAKAALTRLATWDDLTDTLNRRAFLEQTGKYIRHLRRYPEESLLVIVDLDHFKAVNDRFGHLAGDKVLRTTAEIIRDVLRSTDLFGRLGGDEFAIVFRKCCPEEGYDILGRILSRICGTEVALSGREHVCLSVSLGATPLLAEDQPTALALARADRALYWAKAQGRGRCAFAPIDGEPFLPSYP from the coding sequence ATGGCTCTGCTCGATGGCAGCGAAGCGGAGGAGTTCCTACATAAGGACATTATCGAATTTGTTCATCCCCTCGATCAAGAGTTGGTCCTTTATAGATTCAGCGCATTGACGGAAAGCCACCCAAAAAACGCACCTACCCTGATTCGTCTGCGCACGCGCACCGGTGCCATCCGCGCAGTTGTCGTGTCGAGTGCCACGACACGGGTAAATGGCCTGCGCATCGATCTGGCCTCGGGTACGGAAGTGACGGAACTGCTGAAGATGGACGCCGCACTCAAGGCTTCGGAAGAAAACTTTCAGCGCCTCTTTGAGAATATGCACGACGTATTCTACCGAACCAATGAGCGCCAGGAGTTGGTCATGGTGGGTCCCGGGTCGATGCGCATGCTTGGCTACACCGTAGAAGAAGTGCTGGGACGCCCAGCGGCGGACTTTTACTTGGTGCCGGAGGAACGGTCACTGGTGGTAGAAGCCATCCAGAAGCATGGGGAAATCCGCGACCATCCCGCGCGCTTGCGCCACAAGGACGGGCGGGTGGTGCATGTCGCCATCACCAGCAGGGCACTGAAGGGTGCCGGGGGCGAATTGCTCGGTGTGGAAGGAATCTTCCGCGATGTGACGGCGGAGGTAGAGGCCAAGGCGGCGCTGACTCGGCTGGCGACCTGGGACGATTTGACGGATACGCTGAACCGTCGGGCCTTTCTGGAGCAGACGGGCAAGTACATCCGGCATCTGCGGCGCTATCCCGAGGAGAGCCTGCTGGTGATCGTCGACCTCGATCACTTCAAAGCCGTCAACGATCGATTCGGGCATCTGGCTGGAGATAAAGTCCTCAGGACCACCGCCGAGATCATCCGGGACGTATTGCGCAGTACCGACCTCTTCGGTCGTCTGGGCGGGGACGAGTTCGCCATCGTCTTTCGCAAGTGCTGTCCCGAGGAGGGCTACGATATACTGGGCCGGATCCTGAGCCGGATCTGTGGTACCGAGGTAGCCCTGTCCGGTCGGGAACACGTGTGTCTCTCCGTCAGCCTGGGTGCTACCCCACTACTGGCAGAGGATCAGCCCACGGCTCTGGCCCTGGCACGCGCCGATCGGGCCCTCTACTGGGCCAAGGCGCAAGGGCGCGGACGCTGCGCCTTCGCTCCCATCGACGGCGAGCCGTTCTTGCCCAGTTACCCCTGA